A region of the Kribbella sp. NBC_01245 genome:
ACCCGCAACAACGCCTACTGCAACACGTTCACGGCTTCGGCCAGCAAGGTTTCGTGAGGAGTTTCGATGTCGGAGAACTGGAATCCACCGCCGGGCGGTCCCCCGAACGAGCCGGGACGGGAAGAGCCGAACAAGCAGTGGTGGACCCAGCCCAGCGATGAGCCGGACGACTTCCTGTCGCCCGGCCAGCCGCACCCGTACCAGCAGCAGGGTCCCGGGGGCCAGCAGCCGCCGTACCCGCCGCACGGCCAGCCTCCGCAAGGACCTCCGCCCGGACCGCCCCCTGGCCAGATGCCGGGGCAGTCGCCGTGGCAGCGTCCCCCGCAGCAGCCGCAACAGTTCCCGTACGGCGGACAGCAGCCGCCGGGTCGGGGTGGTGAGGTACCGCCGGGCTGGCAGTACCCGCCGCAGGGCCACCCCGGCCCAGGTGGCCAAGGTGGTCCCGGTGGCCCTGGTGGTCCGCCGATGATGGCGCAGATCCAGATCCCGCGCCCGCCCGGTCCGGGCCGTCGGCGCAAGCCGCGCCGTGCCCCCAAGGCGCTGGTGATCGGTCTGGTCGTGCTGGCGGTCCTCGCCATCGCCGGTGGGGTGACCGCGTTCGTGACGATGGGCAAGGACGACGTACCGACGACCGGTCCCGAGGTGTCGGCGACCCCGACACCCACGCCCACGCCCACCCCCACGCCCACGCCCACCCCGACGCCGACGCCGACCCCCAAGCCGACGCCGAAGCCGAAGCCCACGCCGAAGCCGCCGACACCCGCGCAGGTCGTCACCCAGAACAAGCTTTACGTGACCGGGCTGATCCTGGCCTCGCGCTGCCCGGAGCCGACCTTCCGGCCGACCACGCCGCTGGCCACCAAGGCGTACTACAACCGGATGCTGCCGTGCCTGAACAAGTCGTGGTACCCGACCATCAAGAAGGCCGGTTTCAAGTACCGCGCGCCGAAGGTCGTCGTCTACGCAGGCAGCCTCAAGTCGCCGTGCGGCATCCAGACCGGATCGCGCGCGTACTACTGCGGCAGCGTCGAGACGATCTACATGCCGTACACCTCGGACAACAAGAACTTCAAGGCCAACCCGGTGTACGCGCGGGCGCTGATGGCCAACACGTTCGCCCACGAG
Encoded here:
- a CDS encoding neutral zinc metallopeptidase — protein: MSENWNPPPGGPPNEPGREEPNKQWWTQPSDEPDDFLSPGQPHPYQQQGPGGQQPPYPPHGQPPQGPPPGPPPGQMPGQSPWQRPPQQPQQFPYGGQQPPGRGGEVPPGWQYPPQGHPGPGGQGGPGGPGGPPMMAQIQIPRPPGPGRRRKPRRAPKALVIGLVVLAVLAIAGGVTAFVTMGKDDVPTTGPEVSATPTPTPTPTPTPTPTPTPTPTPKPTPKPKPTPKPPTPAQVVTQNKLYVTGLILASRCPEPTFRPTTPLATKAYYNRMLPCLNKSWYPTIKKAGFKYRAPKVVVYAGSLKSPCGIQTGSRAYYCGSVETIYMPYTSDNKNFKANPVYARALMANTFAHEYGHHVQLVTGILAASFQRERKMPNREARLQESRRRELQASCLGSVYLGADKQWFPMTGELLTAWQFAVKNSGDEFNPAKVRDHGNKNNHGWWSLRGYNSKNPGMCNTFTASAKVTS